The DNA segment ATTCGTTGATCTACTACTACATCTATGGTGACCAAAACTTAGAACCTGAGCAAAGCTCTTAAAtgaatttgtttttcacttatcACAACAGCATTATTCTATGTGAAAAAGAATCCTTCATATATCGATCATTGGTACATTGTGCAAAAATCAGATGAGCCTTGAAAATCACCACTAGGATAGTTTGCGAAGTAGACACAGTAATTAATATGGTTTTCTTCTCATCTAAGATGGTCTGGATTAACTTTGGTATTATGACTCAAGAATAAACAATGTCAATAAGGAGTAAAATCAATAAGAAATAGTACATAGATATGGAAAGCTGAGAATCCTTTTTGATGACGGCATTATCTGCAAGTTCCCAGCCAAGAACAGCTGTAACAGTAAATGAGGCTAGAGGCATGGAAACCAGGCCACAGCAACAGTGAGGGGCTGAGCATGAGCTGACCATCCCGATGTAGTCACCACAGGCCATATGCGAGGAATACTTGCTGTGGCCATCATAAATCAGGTTAGGTAGTGTTCGTTTTCTCTGCCATGGCCTCTGACATGACCCTTCTCTCCTGAATCAAATTTGTCCCCAGTAAAGTTATTTTTGTCACTGAAGTGGTTATCACTGCATTTGACTCTTTCATCTTTTTCTCATATACCTAAATCTTACATCTTTCCCTTCCACCCTTACCCATAGCGGACCTCAGGGCAAGAGTGAGGCCTTCTCCGTCTGTTCCTCCAGATAACTGTGCTGAACTCGATTATACAGGACAAGCTTAATCAGCTTCCTCTGCCCCTCTTCAATCTCTGTGTGTAACAGGCCTTTGCAGTACCACATTATAACACCTTTGAACTTTATGATCTCTAGCTTGATAACTGTGCAagtcaaacaacaaaaaaataacttttgGCTCTGACAAACTGTAGGAACCCCAGGTTGCTCATTATTTTTGTCTCCTGTCTATAGGCACAGAAGGCTCATGGAGTTCAGATAATGTCCACACTCTTGTATGTTCTTGTTGGGTGATATGTTCTAATTTTCAACCCACAGActcaaatatgcaaaaatataactttattttatatagccattattaatttctctttcaagCTTCCATTTATGTCTGATGTAGAAATTTAATCCAGTCACCTCATGATGAACTCAGTGAAATGTAGTGATTTCTCAGTCATTTAAAGTTTAGTAGCTATTCACATTCAAAATTATCTCCTtcttgaacaaaacagcagtagactcacagacagtgagaagggactggtggttactatgcgGGAGGGATTGCAGGGGTGAAaagggagagtgagggggataaaggggcacaaaaattctcaatcataatgtaaattggtcatggggatgggagtacagcatggagaatgtagccaatgattctgtaacatcttcctatgctgacagatagtaactacactagtcgggggtgaggatttaataatatgggtaactattgaacaactggttgtatacttgaaacaaaataAGACTGTACATCAatttaaaaaccttaaaaattaaagaaaaaagattatcCCCTCCTTGTCTCTTAGGTGGTCAATGTTATGTCCTGGGGTCTGATGCTAAAGTAACTGTGGTATTGGTGACCAGGGGCATCTACTTCTCAACAGTGACTGACCATTATTTTTGTCCATTTAGTTTGTTAAGAACTCCAAAACTGTATAAAAGTCTTTCACAATTCTTATACATTTGTTCATTCCCTTGTTATTTTCTACAGCATTTTATGCTATGAAAACTTTAGAAGTTAAGGTTCATGGTCGTATCTTCTTTGTGGCTGGTAGACACCATTATGGATTGTACACTTGCAAATCTGAGAGTACTATTCATtcaatcagcaaatatttattgaccatttgttaCATGCTTGACTACTGTGCTGGAttttttgtctaatttttttGCCTTCAATTCTATTTTGATTGACAGTTTTACCTTGACAACTGCTTTTCCTCTGCATGCATTCGCTAGTTGAGATCTTTAAACAGTTAAAAGAAACCTTCAACTTTCATGAATCACTTTGTTTGAcatctttattttgtttctagCATGAAGCTTCAATAACCCAGTCATAAAGTATTTTCCTTTTAGTTGATGAGTTTATATTTCCATCATTGTTAAAATATATGCTTATTGAATTTTTCTATGATGTTATcacttttaaaaagctttcttttttttctttttagtgttgtTTTTGTGCTCTCTTGGTgctattttgctttctttcttttgtttgtggCAACGTCATGCCATCCTTACACTTATGAAGAACATTAGCAACCAGATGacaatacataatatatacagAGGGAAAAAGATGGGGCCCCAAATTCCTATAATAAGGCACGTTTTCATTCATACATAGGACAAAATTAAGAGATTTCAGATATGCAAGTTCTTGGACTACTTCATCAtacctatttctttaaaaaatctagATAAGTGCACATTACaacaaaataaaagtgaatgaaataaagaatcatgaaTAATGGTGGGTAACATTCAGATGGTGACTATTAGTGTTTAAGTGCTCTTTGTACCATTTCATCTAATCCTCTGAAGGACTATGTAATGCAGATATTAATATTATTCCAAGTTTACATATAGGAAATCAGGATGCAGAAAAGGTAAGCAGTTTGTCAGGGTCATAAACCTTACATAAGCAGAACCAGGGTATGAACAGGCTCTAAAGAATGTGCATCTAACCACTGTGCTCAACTGTGGCAAAAGGGGAGTAAAAATGGGAAAGGGTGCTGTGAAAGGGATGTCagtgaatattaaataaaatttaaatatagaatGAAACCTAAATAGCTACAGTTTATGACTATGTTCCAGAATTTAATTGATTCAGAAATCACAGAATGTAAAGGTAATAATTTATTGGTACTCTCCAGGTACAAAAATCcaagaatgtggaaaaaaaaaaaaagaaagggtggAAGAAGAGTGGATAGAAGtggaagagggagagggagattgttaaagtaaaataaatttatactCTTTCATGGCAGGTGTCAACatactttgtttttaaagttgAAACTCATAAATACTTTAAGACTTGTTTGAagttataaagaagaaataaaaaatgtctaAATATTATATAAGATAATAAGTTGTATAAAATCTTTAAGAAGTAAATcaataagacaaaaaataataCAGGTGACAATAAGATACATTAATGATTAATTCAGGAGATAAAATGTCTAACTCTGATTTCTAGAAAGGAAGTGGTGGTGCTGCTGTGAGGAAGTAGAAATGAGATTAGACCTCTATATCTACAGATATAAACTAGATATaatttatgttttacttttcatTGTCAATAAAGCCAGGGAGATGGTGGTACAGAGACCCTTCAAGTTCATGGTCCAGAATTCTGCCTTAAGCTCAAGCACCTGGCAACACAAACTCCTCTCCTACTATTCTATGTCCTTCACTACCTCAAATGTTGCAGAAATTTCCCTAACGTCCTTCTCACAGCTGCCTTCACCTCCGTGTTCTTGAGGCTGTAGATGAGGGGATTCAGCATGGGTGTGACCGTACTGTACTGCAGAGAAGAGAGCAAATCCAGGGAGGAaccagagggaggcaggagatagCGGATCAAACCCGAGCCAAAAAACAGGATCACTGCAatgaggtgggaggagcaggtggagaaggccttgacCCTGCCTGTGGTGGAGCTGATGCTCAGGATGGTGGACACAATGCAGGCATATGAGAAGAAGATTGGGAGGAAGGTTCCAAATCCATGCAGTATGATGGAGCAAATCAAGATCTCAACATTGATAGAAATGTCAGAGCAAGacagagggaagagggagggcAGCTCACAGGTGTAGTGGTGGATGGTTTGGGCGTCACAGAAGTCCAGGTTAACAGCCAAGAGCACTATGACAGCTGAATTGAGAGAGGCCAGACCCCACGATGCAAGCACCAGCCTCACACAGAGCTGGTTGCTCATCACCTGGCCATAgagcagagggtggcagatggcggcatagcggtcataggccatcactgagAGCAGAAAGGCTTCAGTCCCTGCAGtaataaatacaaagaagatCTGGGTCAGGCAGCCCTCCACTGAGATGGTTTTCTTCTCTGACAGCAGGTCCTTCAGCAGCTTTGGCACAGTGACAGAGGAGAAGCAGAGGTCCAGGAGGGACAGATtgctcaggaag comes from the Manis pentadactyla isolate mManPen7 chromosome 10, mManPen7.hap1, whole genome shotgun sequence genome and includes:
- the LOC118915023 gene encoding olfactory receptor 8S1-like gives rise to the protein MALRNHSTNSEFVLTGLSDDPHVQSLLFVLFLGIYLLTLMGNLLLLLLIRADSRLHTPMYFFLSNLSLLDLCFSSVTVPKLLKDLLSEKKTISVEGCLTQIFFVFITAGTEAFLLSVMAYDRYAAICHPLLYGQVMSNQLCVRLVLASWGLASLNSAVIVLLAVNLDFCDAQTIHHYTCELPSLFPLSCSDISINVEILICSIILHGFGTFLPIFFSYACIVSTILSISSTTGRVKAFSTCSSHLIAVILFFGSGLIRYLLPPSGSSLDLLSSLQYSTVTPMLNPLIYSLKNTEVKAAVRRTLGKFLQHLR